Proteins encoded by one window of Ulvibacter sp. MAR_2010_11:
- a CDS encoding TetR/AcrR family transcriptional regulator, translated as MKTLTRKEEIISVASLLFKEKGYSAVSMRDIAQAVGMKAASLYNHISSKQEILATLILQVAKEFTTGMEAVVAENNAPLQKIQTIIEMHIDITVNYSEGLAALNNDWMHLEDKDLADFVQMRSDYEENFRQIIKQGIDAGEIQPRHPEVILFSILSTLRTLYLWYQKRGKLDVNVLKKDMVAVFLNGIVNKH; from the coding sequence ATGAAAACCCTCACCCGAAAAGAAGAAATTATTAGTGTTGCCTCCCTGCTTTTTAAGGAAAAGGGCTATAGTGCTGTTTCCATGCGGGACATTGCGCAGGCTGTTGGAATGAAGGCTGCCTCGCTCTACAATCACATTAGCAGCAAACAGGAGATATTAGCAACACTTATCCTTCAGGTTGCCAAAGAATTTACAACAGGTATGGAAGCTGTAGTAGCCGAAAACAATGCGCCGTTGCAAAAAATTCAAACCATCATCGAAATGCATATCGATATTACGGTAAATTATTCCGAAGGGCTGGCGGCATTAAATAACGATTGGATGCATCTGGAAGATAAAGATCTCGCAGATTTTGTCCAAATGCGATCCGACTACGAAGAGAATTTCAGACAAATTATAAAGCAAGGGATTGATGCAGGTGAAATTCAACCGCGTCACCCTGAAGTAATTCTATTTTCAATTCTTTCTACCCTGCGCACGCTGTATCTCTGGTATCAAAAACGGGGAAAGCTGGATGTCAATGTATTAAAGAAAGATATGGTGGCGGTTTTCCTCAACGGAATCGTTAACAAACATTAA
- a CDS encoding 2Fe-2S iron-sulfur cluster-binding protein, protein MAKFHTIKIKDIYKETDDCSVITFDVPTELSKDFAFRQGQHLTLKADINGEDIRRSYSLCSSPLDNEWRVAVKLIPEGKFSSFVNSTLKTGDLMEVMVPSGTFGVDIQPEKSKNYLFFAAGSGITPVLSMIKAHLASEPNATCKLFYVNRTAKSIIFKEELEQLRNTYFGRLEIYYFLTKERRDIELFNGRFDDEKMEVLTKTFIDIPDTSEVFLCGPEDMVNYVSSYLVQAGLPKELIHFELFVTGLSEEDKARAERLAQQNVEGVEVTIVDGGKEFQFTMTKDYDNILDAALGAGADLPFACKGGVCSTCKCQVVEGSVEMKINYALEDKEVAQNFVLSCQSVPTSEKVKVDFDV, encoded by the coding sequence GTGGCGAAGTTTCATACCATAAAAATAAAGGACATTTATAAGGAAACCGACGATTGTTCGGTCATTACCTTTGATGTGCCCACAGAGCTTTCGAAAGACTTTGCCTTTCGTCAGGGGCAACACCTTACCTTAAAAGCCGATATTAACGGGGAAGATATTCGCAGATCCTATAGTTTGTGTTCGAGTCCGTTGGATAATGAATGGCGTGTAGCGGTAAAACTAATCCCGGAAGGAAAATTTTCCTCCTTTGTAAATTCTACCTTAAAAACGGGGGATTTAATGGAAGTTATGGTGCCCAGCGGGACTTTTGGAGTAGATATACAACCTGAAAAAAGTAAAAACTACCTTTTCTTTGCCGCAGGAAGTGGAATTACTCCCGTTTTATCTATGATTAAGGCGCATTTGGCGTCCGAGCCCAATGCAACTTGTAAGTTGTTTTATGTGAATAGAACGGCAAAATCGATTATCTTTAAGGAAGAATTGGAACAGCTTCGGAATACCTATTTCGGTCGCTTGGAGATCTATTATTTCTTAACAAAAGAGCGAAGGGACATCGAACTCTTTAACGGACGTTTCGACGATGAAAAAATGGAGGTACTAACTAAAACCTTTATTGACATCCCCGATACCAGCGAGGTGTTCTTGTGCGGCCCGGAAGATATGGTAAACTATGTGAGTTCTTATCTGGTGCAAGCCGGACTTCCGAAAGAATTAATTCATTTCGAATTGTTTGTCACCGGACTTTCGGAAGAAGACAAAGCACGAGCTGAACGTTTGGCGCAACAAAATGTGGAAGGTGTGGAAGTAACCATCGTAGACGGAGGCAAGGAGTTTCAGTTTACAATGACTAAGGACTACGACAACATTCTCGATGCTGCTTTGGGAGCAGGAGCCGATTTGCCCTTCGCTTGTAAGGGCGGTGTTTGCAGCACCTGTAAATGTCAGGTGGTGGAAGGAAGCGTAGAGATGAAAATAAATTACGCCTTGGAAGATAAAGAGGTGGCTCAGAATTTTGTGTTGAGTTGCCAGTCGGTGCCAACGTCTGAAAAAGTAAAAGTAGATTTTGATGTATAA
- the paaA gene encoding 1,2-phenylacetyl-CoA epoxidase subunit PaaA codes for MSEKEIKNAGTERSRSLEEIFEARIARDEKIEPKDWMPEKYRQTHIRQISQHAHSEIVGMLPEGNWITRAPSLRRKAALLAKVQDEAGHGLYLYSACETLGISRDELYEQLHSGKAKYSSIFNYPTVTWADMGAIGWLVDGAAIINQVPLCNTSFGPYARAMVRVCKEESFHQRQGFEIMLTLCKGTPEQKAMAQDALNRWWWPSIMMLGPTDAASVHTEQSMKWKLKRKTNDELRQQFIDQTVPQADLLGLTVPDPDLKFNEKTGHYDFGEIDWDEFWQVVKGHGPCNKERMNARVNAWNEGEWVRDAAMAYAEKQEKKKVAKAS; via the coding sequence ATGAGTGAAAAAGAAATTAAGAACGCCGGGACTGAGCGAAGCCGAAGTCTGGAAGAAATTTTCGAAGCACGAATTGCGCGTGATGAAAAAATAGAACCCAAAGACTGGATGCCGGAAAAATACCGGCAAACACATATTCGTCAGATTTCTCAGCATGCACATTCCGAAATTGTTGGGATGCTACCTGAGGGAAACTGGATTACCCGAGCTCCTTCGCTAAGGCGTAAAGCTGCTTTACTCGCGAAAGTACAGGATGAAGCAGGACACGGTTTGTACTTGTATTCGGCCTGTGAGACATTAGGTATCTCGAGAGACGAATTATACGAGCAATTGCATTCGGGCAAAGCAAAATATTCTTCAATTTTTAATTACCCCACAGTTACCTGGGCCGATATGGGTGCCATTGGCTGGTTGGTAGATGGTGCAGCTATTATTAACCAGGTGCCATTGTGTAATACCTCTTTTGGACCTTATGCAAGAGCCATGGTGCGAGTGTGTAAGGAAGAGAGTTTTCACCAACGTCAGGGTTTTGAAATTATGCTCACCCTTTGTAAGGGTACTCCCGAACAAAAAGCGATGGCACAAGATGCCTTAAACCGTTGGTGGTGGCCAAGTATTATGATGTTGGGACCTACCGATGCAGCTTCAGTCCACACCGAACAATCCATGAAATGGAAACTGAAACGAAAAACTAACGACGAACTACGACAGCAATTTATTGATCAAACCGTTCCGCAGGCAGACTTGTTAGGTCTTACAGTTCCGGATCCCGATTTAAAATTCAATGAGAAAACCGGGCATTACGATTTCGGTGAAATAGACTGGGATGAATTCTGGCAGGTAGTAAAAGGCCACGGCCCCTGCAATAAAGAACGCATGAATGCCCGTGTAAACGCATGGAATGAAGGAGAATGGGTGCGTGATGCAGCCATGGCATACGCCGAAAAGCAGGAAAAGAAAAAAGTAGCGAAAGCAAGTTAA
- the paaB gene encoding 1,2-phenylacetyl-CoA epoxidase subunit PaaB → MKKNWPLWEVFVRSKNGLEHRHFGSLHAADAEMAMENARDVYTRRNEGVSIWVVESIHITASNPADNGELFEPAQDKVYRHPTFYNLPDEVKHM, encoded by the coding sequence ATGAAAAAAAACTGGCCTTTATGGGAAGTATTCGTTCGAAGTAAAAACGGATTGGAACACAGACATTTCGGGAGCTTACACGCTGCAGATGCCGAAATGGCAATGGAGAACGCTCGTGACGTCTATACTCGCAGAAATGAAGGAGTAAGTATTTGGGTGGTTGAAAGTATTCACATCACAGCCTCAAACCCGGCAGATAATGGAGAATTGTTCGAGCCGGCTCAGGATAAGGTATATCGTCACCCTACCTTTTACAATCTACCCGACGAAGTAAAACATATGTAA
- a CDS encoding four helix bundle protein, whose translation MKIYNLDSRFEDFAASIVVSFMQTPKSFAADYLSKQLIRSACSSALNFGEFEGAGSDKDRANKLRIALKELRESLRNINIQIKANLIDSNNIAAIRNENDELIRIVVSLLKKYS comes from the coding sequence ATGAAAATTTACAATTTAGATAGTCGATTTGAAGATTTTGCTGCATCAATTGTTGTAAGTTTTATGCAGACGCCAAAATCTTTTGCAGCAGATTACCTTTCTAAACAACTCATAAGATCTGCCTGTTCATCTGCATTAAATTTTGGAGAATTTGAAGGTGCGGGTTCGGATAAAGATAGAGCTAATAAATTAAGAATTGCATTGAAAGAATTGCGAGAGTCACTGAGGAATATTAATATTCAAATTAAAGCGAATCTCATTGATTCTAATAATATTGCAGCAATAAGAAATGAAAATGACGAACTTATCAGAATAGTCGTTTCACTTCTCAAAAAATATAGTTAA
- the paaC gene encoding 1,2-phenylacetyl-CoA epoxidase subunit PaaC → MKNLYNYILTIADNSLILAQRLGELCGHGPNLETDIALTNISLDLIGQARSYYQYAAKVSGEDKTEDDIAFLRLEREYINVLLVEQPNTHFGYVMARQFLFDVYHLKFMEQLQNSKDSQLAAIATKGIKEVSYHLRFSTDWVKRLGDGTEESHTKMQEAIDDLWRFTNELFLMTEAEVAMADANIGVDVSKMKESYYEEVSGILSEATLTIPESTYFTKGGKEGIHSEHMGYLLADLQYMQKTFPNMTW, encoded by the coding sequence ATGAAAAATTTATATAACTACATACTCACAATAGCCGACAACTCTCTTATTTTGGCACAGCGCCTTGGAGAATTATGCGGTCATGGTCCCAATCTGGAAACCGATATAGCCCTCACTAACATTTCGCTGGATCTTATTGGACAAGCTCGGAGTTATTATCAGTATGCGGCAAAAGTTTCGGGAGAAGACAAAACCGAAGACGATATCGCGTTTCTTCGTTTAGAGCGCGAATATATAAATGTATTGTTGGTTGAACAGCCCAACACACACTTCGGTTATGTGATGGCACGTCAGTTTTTGTTCGATGTCTATCATCTTAAATTCATGGAACAATTACAGAATAGCAAAGACAGCCAATTAGCGGCAATTGCGACAAAGGGAATCAAAGAAGTGAGTTACCATTTAAGATTTTCAACAGATTGGGTGAAACGTTTGGGTGATGGTACCGAAGAGAGTCATACTAAAATGCAGGAGGCCATTGACGATTTATGGAGATTCACAAACGAATTGTTTTTAATGACGGAAGCGGAAGTTGCTATGGCTGATGCCAATATTGGTGTAGATGTTTCAAAAATGAAGGAATCGTATTATGAGGAAGTGTCAGGAATTCTTTCCGAAGCAACCTTAACAATTCCCGAAAGCACCTATTTCACCAAGGGAGGGAAAGAAGGAATTCATTCCGAACATATGGGATATCTTTTAGCCGATTTACAGTATATGCAGAAAACCTTTCCGAATATGACGTGGTAA
- the paaD gene encoding 1,2-phenylacetyl-CoA epoxidase subunit PaaD: MTVTLEPHIDQHLIPVLETVSDPEIPVLSVLDLGVIREAVEENGIIKIKLTPTYSGCPAMDVIGDDLRSAFSEIEKEVEIEMVLAPAWSTDWISEAGKRKMEAYGIAAPLEETADKDALLGNAKIVKCTNCGSTNTRLVSQFGSTACKALFKCNDCQEPFDYFKCLK; encoded by the coding sequence ATGACAGTTACTTTAGAACCACATATCGATCAACATTTAATTCCTGTTCTTGAAACCGTTTCAGATCCGGAGATTCCTGTATTGTCAGTGTTGGATCTAGGAGTCATTCGCGAAGCAGTTGAAGAAAACGGAATTATAAAAATAAAATTAACCCCCACCTACTCCGGCTGTCCGGCAATGGATGTGATTGGGGATGATCTTAGAAGCGCTTTTTCAGAAATTGAAAAGGAGGTTGAAATAGAAATGGTGCTTGCACCTGCCTGGTCCACCGATTGGATAAGTGAAGCGGGAAAACGAAAAATGGAAGCTTATGGTATCGCAGCACCATTGGAAGAAACAGCCGATAAAGATGCTTTATTGGGCAATGCGAAAATTGTAAAATGTACCAATTGCGGCAGTACGAACACCCGATTGGTGAGTCAGTTTGGCTCGACAGCATGTAAAGCACTTTTTAAGTGTAATGATTGCCAGGAACCGTTCGATTATTTTAAATGTTTAAAATGA
- a CDS encoding VOC family protein, translated as MMLGLRTTIYKVSDLGKAKAWYTKAFGISPYFDEPFYVGFNIKGYELGLLPEESAPIAKADNVLSYWGVEKIQKEYDRMISLGASEHEIPTNVGGDLMVASVKDPWGNVIGLIYNPHFKLA; from the coding sequence ATGATGTTGGGATTACGAACTACAATATATAAAGTAAGTGATTTAGGTAAGGCTAAAGCCTGGTATACCAAAGCATTTGGCATATCACCCTATTTTGATGAACCTTTTTATGTGGGTTTTAATATCAAAGGCTACGAATTGGGATTGTTGCCGGAAGAAAGTGCGCCCATTGCAAAAGCAGATAATGTACTATCCTATTGGGGTGTCGAAAAAATTCAGAAAGAATACGACCGAATGATTTCCTTAGGCGCTTCAGAACATGAAATACCCACCAATGTGGGAGGTGACCTCATGGTCGCTTCAGTAAAAGATCCTTGGGGCAATGTGATAGGATTGATTTACAATCCTCACTTTAAATTAGCGTAA
- a CDS encoding enoyl-CoA hydratase-related protein, protein MSSIQFKIANTIGWITLNRPDVFNSFNREMALLLQDKLDVCETNEEIRAVVITGSGRAFCAGQDLKEVTTPELNPGFKKILEEHYNPIIQRIRAIEKPVIAAVNGVAAGAGANIALACDVVVASEGASFIQAFSKIGLVPDSGGTFFLPRLIGFQKASALMMLGDKVSAEEAEKLGMIYKVFSSEDLNAEVTVLAETLAQMPTKALGMTKRLLNQSMSNNLSSQLGIESKLQIEAAQSEDYAEGVAAFVAKRKPVFKGK, encoded by the coding sequence ATGAGTTCAATACAATTTAAAATAGCAAACACAATAGGGTGGATTACACTCAACAGACCGGATGTGTTCAATAGCTTTAATCGAGAAATGGCATTATTGTTACAGGACAAGCTGGACGTATGCGAAACGAACGAAGAGATACGTGCCGTCGTGATTACCGGAAGCGGAAGAGCTTTCTGTGCCGGGCAGGATCTTAAGGAAGTAACTACGCCTGAACTCAATCCGGGCTTTAAAAAAATACTGGAAGAGCATTATAATCCCATTATTCAAAGAATAAGAGCAATAGAAAAACCGGTTATTGCCGCCGTAAACGGCGTAGCAGCAGGTGCCGGAGCAAACATTGCCTTGGCTTGCGATGTGGTAGTAGCTTCAGAAGGTGCAAGCTTTATTCAGGCTTTTAGTAAGATTGGTTTGGTACCGGATAGTGGGGGAACTTTCTTTTTACCGAGATTAATCGGCTTTCAAAAGGCATCGGCGTTAATGATGTTGGGAGATAAGGTTTCTGCTGAAGAAGCTGAAAAACTGGGAATGATTTACAAGGTTTTTTCTTCTGAAGATTTAAATGCCGAAGTCACTGTATTAGCCGAAACACTCGCACAAATGCCCACCAAGGCTTTGGGAATGACAAAACGCCTGCTGAATCAGTCAATGAGTAATAATTTATCATCACAACTGGGAATTGAATCCAAATTGCAAATTGAAGCGGCTCAAAGTGAAGATTATGCCGAAGGAGTTGCAGCATTTGTGGCAAAAAGAAAACCCGTTTTTAAAGGAAAATAG
- a CDS encoding 3-hydroxyacyl-CoA dehydrogenase NAD-binding domain-containing protein, whose product MIKKVGIIGSGTMGSGIAQVAATAGCTVKIYDTSAEALENAKAALEKILLRLVEKARIDASEKTRILGNIRYVNSLKDLSDSELTIEAIVENLDIKKKVFQELESYVAEDCIIASNTSSLSIASIAASLRQPERCVGIHFFNPAPLMQLVEVIPAIQTSEKTLNTSVTTIKNWKKIVAIAKDTPGFIVNRVARPFYGEALRIYEEGIADFATIDHAMKNSGGFRMGPFELMDFIGNDVNYTVTETVFEAFYYDPRYKPAFTQKRFAEAGYLGRKSGKGYYNYSKDGAIVIQSETKESQNNEIQQQIFNRILVMLINEAADALFLNVASAEDIDNAMTKGVNYPKGLLAWADEKGIDWCVQQMDKLYNEYHEDRYRCSPLLRKMTRENKKFFN is encoded by the coding sequence ATGATTAAAAAAGTTGGAATAATAGGTTCAGGAACCATGGGAAGTGGAATTGCACAAGTTGCAGCAACCGCAGGCTGTACTGTGAAAATTTACGATACCAGCGCCGAGGCTCTTGAAAATGCAAAAGCAGCTCTTGAAAAAATTCTACTTCGGCTGGTTGAAAAAGCACGCATTGATGCTTCAGAAAAAACCAGAATCCTTGGAAATATTCGGTATGTAAATTCTTTAAAAGATTTGTCGGATTCCGAATTGACCATTGAGGCAATTGTAGAAAATCTGGACATTAAGAAGAAGGTTTTTCAGGAATTGGAAAGTTATGTTGCCGAAGATTGTATCATAGCTTCGAACACATCCTCACTGTCCATTGCTTCTATTGCGGCTTCATTACGACAGCCGGAACGCTGTGTGGGAATTCACTTTTTCAATCCTGCACCCTTGATGCAATTGGTTGAGGTAATTCCTGCTATTCAGACTTCAGAAAAAACACTAAATACTTCGGTTACTACCATAAAAAACTGGAAAAAAATAGTGGCGATCGCCAAAGATACTCCGGGTTTTATCGTTAATCGGGTAGCACGTCCGTTCTATGGAGAAGCACTGCGAATCTATGAGGAGGGGATAGCCGATTTTGCTACGATCGACCATGCTATGAAAAACAGTGGCGGATTTAGAATGGGACCATTCGAATTAATGGATTTTATAGGAAACGACGTGAACTATACCGTTACCGAAACCGTTTTTGAGGCCTTTTATTACGATCCACGCTACAAACCCGCTTTTACGCAAAAGCGTTTTGCTGAAGCCGGTTACCTGGGAAGAAAAAGTGGAAAAGGTTATTATAATTATAGTAAGGATGGTGCAATTGTCATTCAGAGCGAAACGAAGGAATCTCAAAACAATGAAATACAACAACAAATATTCAACCGAATTCTTGTAATGCTCATCAACGAAGCAGCCGATGCTTTGTTTCTGAATGTTGCTTCGGCTGAAGATATAGACAATGCCATGACCAAGGGAGTAAACTACCCGAAAGGTTTATTGGCCTGGGCAGACGAAAAAGGAATCGATTGGTGTGTTCAGCAAATGGACAAGTTGTACAATGAATATCATGAAGACCGATATCGTTGTTCGCCTTTGTTGCGGAAAATGACTAGGGAAAATAAAAAGTTTTTTAATTAA
- a CDS encoding PaaI family thioesterase produces MDANKIPYKMLSQDAFSQWLGIEILECELGRCKVGMTVRKEMLNSMKKAHGGISYSLADTAFGFAANTHGKYAVSIETSINHIEALEEGDQLTAEATLDLQKTKIGFNIVEVRRGTELVALFKGVVYRTSKDWEE; encoded by the coding sequence ATGGATGCAAATAAGATCCCATACAAAATGTTATCACAGGATGCCTTTAGTCAGTGGCTGGGGATAGAGATCTTGGAATGTGAATTAGGCCGATGCAAAGTTGGAATGACGGTGCGAAAGGAAATGCTGAACAGCATGAAAAAGGCGCATGGCGGAATTAGCTACAGTTTGGCCGATACAGCCTTCGGATTTGCAGCTAATACGCATGGAAAGTATGCAGTTTCTATTGAAACGTCCATCAATCATATTGAAGCTCTGGAAGAAGGAGATCAATTAACAGCTGAAGCTACATTGGATCTTCAGAAAACTAAAATCGGATTCAATATCGTTGAAGTTCGGCGAGGAACCGAATTAGTGGCGCTGTTTAAAGGCGTTGTGTATAGAACCTCAAAAGACTGGGAAGAATAG
- a CDS encoding acetyl-CoA C-acyltransferase — MKEAYIIDGVRTPIGSYQGILSAVRTDDLGALVISEIVKRNPNIPKEAFDDVIMGCANQAGEDNRNVARMSLLLAGLPFTVPGETVNRLCSSGLSAIIHANRAIKAGDGDVFISGGVENMTRGPYVIAKPSTGFGTDAKMYDSSFGWRFVNQKMHDLYGTDGMGNTAENLVEKYNITREDQDAFAYNSQMKASAAQQNGRLAKEIVPVEIPQRKKDPIIFKDDEFIKPTTSKEILAKLRPAFKKDGSVTAGNSSGLNDGAAATIIASEAAVKKYNLNPLARIVSSAVIGVEPSIMGIGPVEASNKALEKAGLTMNDMDVIELNEAFASQALACIRAWGLKDDDPRINPNGGSIAIGHPLGVTGARIAYSAALELIEQHKRYALITMCVGVGQGYAAIIENVNL; from the coding sequence TTGAAAGAAGCATATATCATTGACGGAGTGCGGACTCCCATTGGAAGTTATCAGGGAATTTTAAGTGCTGTGCGAACAGACGACTTGGGGGCTTTGGTTATTTCTGAAATTGTAAAAAGAAATCCCAACATTCCGAAAGAAGCATTCGATGATGTGATTATGGGATGTGCCAATCAGGCGGGTGAAGATAACCGAAATGTGGCTCGTATGTCGCTGCTGCTGGCAGGACTGCCTTTCACCGTTCCCGGTGAAACAGTCAATAGACTGTGCAGCAGCGGACTGTCAGCAATTATCCACGCCAATCGCGCAATTAAAGCGGGCGACGGTGATGTATTTATTTCCGGCGGTGTTGAAAACATGACCAGAGGACCTTATGTGATTGCAAAACCTTCTACGGGATTCGGTACCGACGCCAAAATGTACGACTCCAGTTTCGGGTGGCGCTTTGTGAACCAGAAGATGCACGATTTGTACGGAACAGACGGGATGGGTAATACAGCCGAAAATCTTGTTGAAAAATATAATATCACCCGCGAAGATCAGGATGCGTTTGCTTATAACAGTCAGATGAAGGCTTCGGCGGCCCAACAAAACGGCAGATTAGCCAAGGAAATCGTGCCTGTGGAAATTCCGCAGCGGAAAAAAGATCCCATAATATTCAAGGACGATGAATTTATTAAACCAACCACTTCCAAAGAGATTCTGGCAAAATTACGCCCGGCCTTTAAGAAAGATGGTAGTGTTACTGCCGGGAATTCTTCCGGATTAAACGACGGAGCAGCTGCTACTATCATTGCTTCCGAAGCAGCCGTAAAGAAATACAATTTAAACCCTTTGGCACGAATTGTTAGCTCGGCTGTAATAGGTGTGGAACCGAGTATCATGGGTATTGGTCCCGTTGAAGCGAGCAACAAAGCTTTGGAAAAAGCAGGTCTTACTATGAACGATATGGACGTGATAGAACTAAACGAGGCTTTTGCATCACAGGCATTGGCCTGTATTAGGGCATGGGGACTTAAGGACGATGATCCGCGAATCAATCCCAATGGAGGTTCTATAGCTATTGGACATCCACTGGGAGTTACAGGTGCGAGAATTGCTTATTCGGCAGCTTTGGAATTGATTGAGCAGCATAAAAGGTACGCACTAATAACTATGTGTGTTGGTGTGGGGCAGGGTTATGCTGCGATTATTGAAAATGTGAATCTGTAA
- a CDS encoding short chain dehydrogenase has product MRILIIGGNGTIGKTITKRLYDKHDVLIAGRTSGDVEVDIASSASITDMFQKVGQVDAIVNVAGDAKWDKFDNLSEEDFYIGIRSKMMGQVNLVRLGRAFLNPGGSITLTTGILADEPVDMTTSAAMVNGAIQSFVKAVALELENGIRVNVVSADLVEDSYEKYKDYFPGNTPVPMQKVVDGYVKSVEGKINGEIIRIRA; this is encoded by the coding sequence ATGAGAATCTTAATTATCGGAGGAAACGGAACTATTGGTAAAACCATCACCAAAAGATTGTATGATAAGCACGATGTGCTAATCGCAGGCAGAACTTCCGGTGATGTTGAGGTCGATATTGCTTCATCAGCTTCCATCACTGATATGTTTCAGAAAGTGGGACAGGTAGATGCCATTGTAAATGTTGCGGGGGATGCCAAATGGGATAAGTTCGATAACCTTTCCGAAGAAGATTTTTACATAGGTATTCGCAGTAAAATGATGGGACAGGTGAATTTGGTACGATTGGGAAGAGCGTTTTTAAATCCGGGAGGATCTATCACTTTGACCACGGGAATTTTGGCTGATGAGCCTGTAGACATGACCACAAGTGCGGCTATGGTAAACGGAGCAATTCAAAGCTTTGTAAAGGCAGTAGCCTTAGAACTGGAAAACGGCATTAGAGTGAACGTGGTTTCGGCCGATTTGGTGGAAGATTCCTATGAAAAATACAAAGATTATTTCCCCGGAAATACCCCGGTTCCCATGCAAAAGGTGGTTGATGGCTATGTGAAAAGTGTGGAAGGAAAAATTAATGGAGAAATCATACGGATTAGAGCATAA